CGAGGACCGTCAGCGGATTTGATCTCTACCAGGGACTCTCAGAGTGCCGGGATCTGTTGGACGCGTTCGGGGGCCACCCGAGCGCCGCCGGGCTCACCATCAAGGAGACGCGTCTGGATGAATTTCGTCGACGATTTTCCGAAGTGGTGGCTCGCTGGATGACCAACACGCGTCCTGTGCCGACATTGCAGGTTGATGCGGAGGTGAATCTGACCGATGTGAACTTTGATTTGATCCAGGAATTGGAGTCACTGCATCCTTTCGGTGCCGGGAATCCTGAACCCACCTTGGCGGTTTGCGGGCTGGATGTCGTCGAGGCGCGAGTGGTCGGAGAGAAGCATTTGAAGTTGCGAGTCCGGCAAGGCCGGTCATTTATTTTTGACAGCATCGGCTTTCGTATGGGGTCATTCGAAGGGCTGGGACTTCGAATCGGCCGGCCGGTGGATCTGGCCTTCAGCCCTGAGCGGAATCATTGGAACGGCTATGACCGCGTGCAATTGCGCATCAAGGCGCTCCGTATGAGCGGTGAGGTGTCATAGGTATGCCGCATGAGACGGTCACAGAGCTTGGTCAGTTGATCGAGCGGGTGAAAAGCTACAACGTCGAGGCGGATCTGGATCTCGTGCGCCGTGCCTATGATTTTTCGGCCAAGGCCCACGAAGGACAGACGCGCCGGTCCGGTGAACCCTATTTTCGGCATCCCCTGGCCGTGGCAGGCCTGTTGACCCACCTGAAGACCGATGTCACGGCGATCGTCGCGGGTCTCCTGCACGACACCCTGGAAGATACCCTCGCGACACCACATGAACTGGAGCAGCGATTCGGAAAAGACGTCGTGCATCTGGTGGACGGCGTGACCAAGATCGGAAAGATCACGTTTAGAAACTACGAAGAGAAGCAGGCGGAGAATTTTCGCAAGATGCTCCTGTCGATGGCGGACGACATCCGAGTCGTGCTCATCAAGCTTGCGGACCGGCTCCACAATATGCGGACCCTGGAGTATCTCAGCGAGGGCAAACGGCAGCAGATCGCGCAAGAGACACTGGAGATTTACGCTCCGCTGGCCAACCGCCTGGGAATCGGCTGGATCAAGAATGAACTGGAAGATCTCTGTTTAAAACATCTCAAGCCGGACGTCTACGAGATGTTGCGCGTCCGTGTCGCGAAGCGGGACGAAGATCGGCAGCAGTACATTCTGGAAGTCATCGAGATGGTCAAGCAGGCGATGGCGGAAACCGGATTGCAGGGTGAAGTCTCCGGGCGGCCGAAGCATCTGTACGGGATCTATCAAAAGATGGAAAAGCAGTCGATCTCCTTCGAGGAGGTCTACGATCTCGCTGCGTTGCGCATCATTACCGACACCAAGATGAACTGTTATGCCCTCCTGGGCGTCATTCACTCCCTCTGGCGGCCGCTGCCCGGCCGGTTCAAAGACTACATCGCGATTCCGAAATCCAATATGTATCAATCATTGCACACCACGGTGGTGGGCCCCAAAGGCGAGCATGTGGAGTTTCAAATTCGGACCGAAGAGATGCATCGTGTCTCCGAGCAGGGCATCGCCGCACACTGGAAATATAAAGAACATGGTCGTATCGATGAAAAGGATGGCAAGGTCTTCAGTTGGTTGCGGCAATTTGTGGAGTGGAACCAGGACTTGCCGGACAATCGCCAGTTTATGGATACGGTCAAGCTCGATCTCTTCCACGACGTCGTCTATGTCTTCACGCCGCAGGGCATGGTCAAGGAGTTGCCCAAGGGCTCGACGCCCGTAGACTTCGCCTATTCCGTTCATACCGAAATTGGAGATCACTGCGTCGGAGCCAAGGTCAACGGCAAGATTGTGCCGCTGAAACATATGATGGAAAGCGGGGACATGGTTGAAATCCTGACGGCCGCCAACCAAACCCCGCATCGCGACTGGCTGAAGTTCGTCCGCACATCTCGTGCGAAGACCAAGATCAAGCATTGGATCAAAGCGGAAGAGCAATCTCGAAGCATCGAGATTGGAAAACGACTGCTGGAGGCTGAGTTCCGCCGGCATGGTCTGGCGCCCGCGCAAATGATGCGCTCTGAGCAACTGCTGGCCGTCGCGAAGAAGGTGGGGTACGACACGCCTGAAGAACTGGCCGCGGCCGTTGGCTTTGGGCATCTGCCGACTTCTCAGGTCATGAGCAAGATCGCGCCTCCCGTCCCGGTTGACAGCCAATCAATCGTTCCGGAACCGCCGATCCCGCACAAGCCCGCCGCGGGCCGGGCCGATGACAAGGGCGTGCAGGTCAAGGGCGCGCGTGATTTGCTCATGCAACTCTCTCGCTGCTGCAATCCTGTTCCGGGAGATCGTATTCTCGGATACATCACCAGAGGGCGCGGGCTGACGATCCATACGGTCGACTGTCCCAATCTGGAGGCGTTGGACTACGACAAGAATCGCCTGGTCGAGGTGGAATGGGATCGGTCGACGCCCAGTACCCATTCCGTCAAGATATCGGTGATTGCCGTGGATAAGACGGGGGTGTTGGCCCATGTCTCGACGGCGATTTCCGAATGTCAGGCGAATATCAGCCGAGCCGAGATCACGACCCGCGAGGACCGAAAGGCCATGCTGGATTTCATCGTCGAAGTGTTGGATACCGCGCATTTGGCACGGGTGCTGAAGGCGATCGAGAAAGTCGACGGTGTGATCACCGTGCGGCGTATGCGCTCCTGGCAGGAGCGGCCGTCGTCATAGGGGTTTTGCTGTGCAGCCCTTCCTATTTCAGGTTCGACCCAAATGAGTCTTGGAATCTTGGTCGGCACCGTGATGACCATGATGGCCGTCGTGGCCGCGGTGTTGATCGGATTTGTCTATCTGTTCGCGAAACGCGGGAAGTCCGTGCCGCCCTTGCCTTGTTATGCCGGTGGCGTGGCCCTCGTGTTGGTCATTGCGACGGTGGTCGCCCGCAGTGAACTGGTCAGTGATGTCCCCCATCTCGTGCGAGCGGCCTTGGATGTCACGGCCTGGCTTGGCGCGTCCTTTTTCCTCTTCACGATCCTCGATGCCCTGATCATCGGCGAATGGTTGATTGAGCGGGGCCAGCGGTACATCCCTGATATCGTGCGTCAGTTACTCATCGGCGCGGAAGTCGTAGCCGCCGGGGTGTTGATTCTCTGGCTGGTCACCGGGATCAATCTGGTGGCCTTGGTGGCGCTGCCGACGGTGGCAGCGGCGATGGTCGGCGTGGCGTTGAAAGATACGCTGACGAGATTTTTCTCAGGGATCGAACTGGGAAAGATCGTCAAGGTGGGAGACTGGGTTTCGGTGCTTGATAAAGAAGGGATCGTCACGCACATCGGCATGGAGCATGTGACGCTCCTCACGCGCGCGAACGATGTGGTGTCGTTACCCAATGACCTGGTGATTCAAAGCGGGGTGACGAATTTCACCAGGCCGACCACGACGCATTTTTGCAATGTCTATGTCGATGCCGCCTACCGGACGCCGCCGGAGAAGGTCTGCGCAGTACTGCTTGAGACGGCGGCTGCGGTGCCGGGAGTCTTGCCGGAGCCGAAGGCCACGGCACTCGTCACGGCGTTTAATGAGTCGGCCGTTCAGTACCGAATCAAGTTTCCGATCGGAGATTTCGCCCAGCGGGACATGATCGAAAGCAGGATGCGGACGTACATCTGGCATGCCTTCTCTCGGAAGGGCATCGAGATTCCGTTTCCCCAGCGGGTCGTGCATCGAATCGCTGAGTCGGGAGAAGATGCTCATGCCTCGATGATCGGGCAAATCAGCGAGTGCCTGTCGACGGTCGATTTTTTAACCATGCTCGACGAGAAGCAAGTCCAAGTCCTGGCCGGCGGTGCACGATGGGAGCGGTATTTGCCAGGGGAGCGGGTAGTCTGTCAGGGCGATGCGGGAGAGGTCTTGTATATCATCGTGTCCGGCAAGGCCGATGTGCAGTTGGAGCAGGGAGGTCTGAGTTCCACGGTGACGACGCTTGAGCCGGGAAAATTCTTCGGCGAGATGTCTCTCCTGACCGGTGAACCGCGTTCGGCCACAGTGTTGGCCGCGACTGACTTGACGGTCATTGCCGTGGGAAAGCAGGCCCTGTTGCAGGCGATTCACGAGGACAGGCGGCTGATCGAGCGGATTGGCGAGGTGGTGGCTCGTCGGCAAGCAGCGACGGCGGCGGCAAAGGCCCAGCTATCCCGGGAGGTGGCATCGCTCTCCGTGGTCACGCAGACTCGATCGCTGGTCGAACGTATTCAGAGTTTTTTCTGGGGAGTACGTAAAGCAGAGTGACTGGAGCAAAACAGTCAGGGTTGCTTGAAACTGAGCTTCATCCCTCGTTGTAACTGCAATGCCGCTGCCCGTCCTGCTCCAAGTTCGAGCACATAGAGTGCCCCTTCATCAGAATGGTACTGAGGGCAGCCATCGTCCTGCCTGGTGCAGATGGGGACATTCCGTTCAATATGGATGATGGTCTTTTTCGCATCCATCCAGATGATATCAAGTGAAATCTTCGTGTTCTTCATCCAGAAGGTCCAGGGCTGGGCGTCGCCGAAGATAAATAGCATCCCGCGGTCATCAGCGATGTGGTCGCGAAACATCAGACCTTGTGCGCGTTTCAGGGCCGTATCAGCCAACTCAGCCTGAATCAGCGTGCCGGATGGGGTTTTGACGGTAATAAGCGTTTCGGCGGGCGGCTCGGCGGCCCACCCGGCTGGGACTACGGCGACCAGGGCGAAGACCCAGGCGCACCATCCGGTCCCCTTCAGCCAATTTCCATGCTGCTTGTGCTCATGGGACTGTGTCGGTTGCCGTCTCATGGCGGCATCCTAGCGGGCCTTCCGTGGGATCGTCAAGATAAAGCGGGCGTGAGGGCTTCCGTGCATGCTGTCTTGCAATTCCGTCTGTCCCTATGCCATCCTCGCTCTATCGTTTGGCATGAATGGAGGCTGTCCATGAAGGAAACGCGACGTGTGGTGTACATGCGAGGCGTATTTGTCTGCCCGAAGTGTCGGCAATCGTATGTGCAGGAAAAGTGGATCGAAGAATTTAGAATTCGTTGCCACAAATGCGACTATCGGGGAACCTTGACACAGGTCTCTGTCGAAGAACACATGGATGAAGAAATCGTTCGTCGGTAGGTCTGCTGGTTGCGTCGTACTCATTCCAGCGACCGGGCCTCCTGCCATCTCGTGCTCTCTCTTCCCATGGATTGACCTGGTGCCAGCCAGGCGATGCAGGGCCTAGCCGGCCAAAACCATCCATGTTGTTCGAAAATAAAGGATAGATCATGCGTCAGATGTGGCGAGTGCTGCTTCTGTGTGCGGCTAGTTTTGCGGCGATCCCGAT
This genomic interval from Nitrospira sp. contains the following:
- a CDS encoding bifunctional (p)ppGpp synthetase/guanosine-3',5'-bis(diphosphate) 3'-pyrophosphohydrolase; the protein is MPHETVTELGQLIERVKSYNVEADLDLVRRAYDFSAKAHEGQTRRSGEPYFRHPLAVAGLLTHLKTDVTAIVAGLLHDTLEDTLATPHELEQRFGKDVVHLVDGVTKIGKITFRNYEEKQAENFRKMLLSMADDIRVVLIKLADRLHNMRTLEYLSEGKRQQIAQETLEIYAPLANRLGIGWIKNELEDLCLKHLKPDVYEMLRVRVAKRDEDRQQYILEVIEMVKQAMAETGLQGEVSGRPKHLYGIYQKMEKQSISFEEVYDLAALRIITDTKMNCYALLGVIHSLWRPLPGRFKDYIAIPKSNMYQSLHTTVVGPKGEHVEFQIRTEEMHRVSEQGIAAHWKYKEHGRIDEKDGKVFSWLRQFVEWNQDLPDNRQFMDTVKLDLFHDVVYVFTPQGMVKELPKGSTPVDFAYSVHTEIGDHCVGAKVNGKIVPLKHMMESGDMVEILTAANQTPHRDWLKFVRTSRAKTKIKHWIKAEEQSRSIEIGKRLLEAEFRRHGLAPAQMMRSEQLLAVAKKVGYDTPEELAAAVGFGHLPTSQVMSKIAPPVPVDSQSIVPEPPIPHKPAAGRADDKGVQVKGARDLLMQLSRCCNPVPGDRILGYITRGRGLTIHTVDCPNLEALDYDKNRLVEVEWDRSTPSTHSVKISVIAVDKTGVLAHVSTAISECQANISRAEITTREDRKAMLDFIVEVLDTAHLARVLKAIEKVDGVITVRRMRSWQERPSS
- a CDS encoding mechanosensitive ion channel, whose product is MSLGILVGTVMTMMAVVAAVLIGFVYLFAKRGKSVPPLPCYAGGVALVLVIATVVARSELVSDVPHLVRAALDVTAWLGASFFLFTILDALIIGEWLIERGQRYIPDIVRQLLIGAEVVAAGVLILWLVTGINLVALVALPTVAAAMVGVALKDTLTRFFSGIELGKIVKVGDWVSVLDKEGIVTHIGMEHVTLLTRANDVVSLPNDLVIQSGVTNFTRPTTTHFCNVYVDAAYRTPPEKVCAVLLETAAAVPGVLPEPKATALVTAFNESAVQYRIKFPIGDFAQRDMIESRMRTYIWHAFSRKGIEIPFPQRVVHRIAESGEDAHASMIGQISECLSTVDFLTMLDEKQVQVLAGGARWERYLPGERVVCQGDAGEVLYIIVSGKADVQLEQGGLSSTVTTLEPGKFFGEMSLLTGEPRSATVLAATDLTVIAVGKQALLQAIHEDRRLIERIGEVVARRQAATAAAKAQLSREVASLSVVTQTRSLVERIQSFFWGVRKAE
- a CDS encoding DUF192 domain-containing protein; translated protein: MRRQPTQSHEHKQHGNWLKGTGWCAWVFALVAVVPAGWAAEPPAETLITVKTPSGTLIQAELADTALKRAQGLMFRDHIADDRGMLFIFGDAQPWTFWMKNTKISLDIIWMDAKKTIIHIERNVPICTRQDDGCPQYHSDEGALYVLELGAGRAAALQLQRGMKLSFKQP